From the genome of Trueperaceae bacterium, one region includes:
- a CDS encoding discoidin domain-containing protein, producing the protein MQLQSIRLLTAALALSAALAFAQSADFDVAAGKLVTSSRPAAEAYPDGDGLKLTDGAYAFSWADMVGFEGVEPVALTVDLGAVYDSISYVALKVMRSDGSAVGLPTAIVSVSEDGLLWEDLGLANVALEGEIANDTVGTLVWADEAWAGYGQFVRVELLPTAGWAMVAELEVGNGSIPLDRLPAGSANAPATAEAVNVALGKTYSLQPAASEAYPDPDGGKLTDGSYAYAWGDMVGIADATFSPVVVVDLGEHVDGITRVAGLFMRSFASAVNLPYSILVSVSDDGENFEVVGLAAKTAPSPAMNELINSVYWQDLQEPVGGRYVKLQIRHRTGWIMLAEVVVQTGAAVPEVQEAAE; encoded by the coding sequence ATGCAACTCCAGTCGATCAGGCTCCTAACCGCGGCGCTCGCGCTCTCCGCGGCGCTCGCCTTCGCGCAGTCGGCGGACTTCGACGTCGCCGCAGGCAAGCTCGTCACGTCCAGCCGCCCGGCCGCCGAGGCGTACCCGGACGGGGACGGCCTCAAGCTCACGGACGGCGCCTACGCCTTCTCGTGGGCCGACATGGTCGGTTTCGAGGGCGTCGAGCCCGTCGCCTTGACCGTCGACCTCGGCGCCGTCTACGACTCGATCAGCTACGTGGCCCTCAAGGTCATGCGCTCGGACGGCTCCGCCGTCGGCCTCCCGACCGCCATCGTGTCAGTCTCCGAGGACGGCCTCCTGTGGGAGGACCTCGGCCTGGCCAACGTCGCGTTGGAAGGCGAGATCGCCAACGACACGGTAGGCACGCTCGTCTGGGCCGACGAGGCGTGGGCGGGCTACGGTCAGTTCGTGCGCGTCGAGCTGCTCCCCACGGCCGGCTGGGCGATGGTGGCCGAGCTCGAGGTCGGCAACGGCTCGATCCCGCTCGACCGTCTCCCCGCCGGCTCTGCGAACGCGCCCGCCACGGCGGAGGCCGTGAACGTGGCCCTTGGCAAGACCTACTCCCTCCAGCCCGCGGCCTCGGAGGCCTACCCCGACCCGGACGGGGGCAAGCTGACCGACGGTTCATACGCGTACGCGTGGGGCGACATGGTCGGCATCGCCGACGCCACGTTCAGCCCGGTCGTCGTGGTCGACCTCGGTGAGCACGTCGACGGCATCACCCGCGTCGCCGGGCTGTTCATGCGCTCGTTCGCCTCCGCGGTCAACCTGCCGTACAGCATCCTCGTGTCCGTGTCGGACGACGGCGAGAACTTCGAGGTCGTGGGCCTCGCCGCCAAGACCGCCCCCTCCCCCGCGATGAACGAGCTCATCAACTCCGTCTACTGGCAGGACCTGCAAGAGCCCGTCGGCGGCCGCTACGTCAAGCTCCAGATCCGCCACCGTACCGGATGGATCATGCTCGCCGAGGTCGTCGTGCAGACCGGGGCCGCAGTGCCGGAGGTACAGGAAGCGGCTGAGTAG
- a CDS encoding DUF4434 domain-containing protein, translated as MTKRRQLRDAVLAGAIALASTAFAQTRPVLTGTFVQLNYQLATLGEDGWRAELEHMRSVGFDTLIVQYARYGEVSYFPTIAAIPGAPPPAAALPPNESIATLAWQADAPAKATHLRILVTPNSKEWTMIPEVRVLDQGRDVVAGRGYVLTPGPSGTYLDPDAATGGKLTDGSANFAWSDMVGWQSPGGEIVVDFDLGEPTAFDRVEVQFMRSDVSAVELPAAVAVAVSGDGSRYLNLGQPAGWNAGTTAGTDMGTWDPIGELLAAAEGAGFRVWLGLALDPAYWEGKFDPTASSASNTALMLELERLYGASPALVGYYLPEEIDDRSFVTPAAHEAMTTYLAAMADAAHTQVGRPVMVAPYFGMRPDGAAYAAWWDTTLAQADLDVIAMQDGVGTRRTTVAEGVPVYRALKAVTDAHGVELWSDLEVFEQTHGWPVDDLAWQATSAKMATVRSQLELEAPFVAKFVAFAFPDHMSPRAGGAAAQLYQDYLAYLKELDP; from the coding sequence ATGACCAAGCGCAGACAGCTGCGTGACGCCGTGCTCGCCGGGGCCATCGCCCTGGCGAGCACGGCGTTCGCCCAGACGAGGCCCGTTCTCACCGGTACGTTCGTGCAGCTCAACTACCAGCTCGCCACGCTCGGCGAGGACGGGTGGCGCGCGGAGCTGGAGCACATGCGTTCGGTCGGCTTCGACACGCTGATCGTGCAGTACGCCCGCTACGGCGAGGTGAGCTACTTCCCGACGATCGCCGCCATCCCGGGCGCGCCCCCGCCGGCGGCGGCCCTGCCGCCCAACGAGTCCATCGCCACTCTCGCCTGGCAGGCAGACGCGCCGGCCAAGGCGACGCACCTGCGCATCCTCGTCACGCCCAACAGCAAGGAGTGGACGATGATCCCCGAGGTCCGCGTGCTGGACCAGGGCCGCGACGTGGTGGCCGGCCGCGGCTACGTGCTCACGCCCGGTCCGTCCGGCACCTACCTCGACCCGGACGCCGCGACGGGCGGGAAGCTCACGGACGGGAGCGCCAACTTCGCCTGGTCCGACATGGTCGGCTGGCAGTCGCCTGGCGGCGAGATCGTCGTCGACTTCGACCTGGGCGAGCCGACGGCCTTCGACCGGGTGGAGGTACAGTTCATGCGCTCCGACGTCTCGGCCGTCGAGCTGCCCGCCGCCGTCGCCGTCGCCGTCTCCGGCGACGGCTCGCGCTACCTGAACCTCGGCCAGCCCGCCGGCTGGAACGCCGGCACGACCGCGGGGACCGACATGGGGACGTGGGACCCCATCGGCGAGCTGCTCGCCGCCGCAGAGGGCGCGGGCTTCCGGGTGTGGCTCGGCCTCGCCCTCGACCCGGCCTACTGGGAAGGCAAGTTCGACCCGACCGCCTCCTCCGCCAGCAACACGGCGCTCATGCTGGAGCTGGAGAGGCTCTACGGCGCCTCGCCGGCACTGGTCGGCTACTACCTGCCCGAGGAGATCGACGACAGGAGCTTCGTGACGCCCGCGGCCCACGAGGCCATGACGACCTACCTCGCCGCCATGGCCGATGCCGCCCACACCCAGGTCGGCCGCCCGGTGATGGTGGCGCCATACTTCGGCATGCGGCCGGACGGTGCGGCGTACGCGGCCTGGTGGGACACCACCCTCGCGCAGGCAGATCTCGACGTCATCGCCATGCAAGACGGCGTCGGCACGCGGCGGACGACCGTGGCGGAGGGCGTGCCCGTCTACCGCGCCCTCAAGGCCGTCACGGACGCGCACGGCGTGGAGCTCTGGTCCGACCTGGAGGTCTTCGAGCAGACCCACGGCTGGCCGGTCGACGACCTCGCCTGGCAGGCCACGAGCGCGAAGATGGCGACGGTGAGGAGCCAACTCGAGCTGGAGGCGCCCTTCGTCGCGAAGTTCGTGGCGTTCGCCTTCCCCGACCACATGAGCCCGCGCGCCGGGGGAGCGGCTGCCCAGCTCTACCAGGACTACCTGGCGTACCTGAAGGAGCTCGACCCGTGA